A genomic window from Mesorhizobium sp. 131-2-1 includes:
- a CDS encoding TIGR02186 family protein, with product MAGWRGFAAAALLLFVATASPTAAQTPPVEGIQIGLSTDAVSITAGFSGADLTIFGSLENPDPLVARQGRYDVIVVLEGPPRPVVVRRKDRVLGVWINLESETFENVPMSYSVATTRPLQDITEPNSYKQLSLGAANLYMKPADAGDSPATIEEFTAALRERKTATGLYSENVGGVQFLSQNLFRATVRLAPDVPVGTHKARAFLFKSGMFIKESSAQLEIRKSGFEQSIFRVAHEYSFLYGVFAVSLAMLTGWLGRLVFRKD from the coding sequence ATGGCGGGGTGGAGGGGGTTCGCGGCCGCTGCCTTGCTTCTTTTCGTCGCGACGGCGTCGCCGACGGCGGCACAAACCCCGCCGGTCGAAGGCATCCAGATCGGCCTTTCGACCGACGCCGTCTCGATCACGGCCGGGTTTTCCGGCGCCGACCTCACCATCTTCGGATCGCTGGAGAATCCCGATCCGCTGGTCGCGCGCCAGGGACGCTACGACGTCATCGTCGTGCTGGAGGGTCCGCCGCGGCCGGTGGTGGTACGGCGCAAGGACCGCGTGCTCGGCGTCTGGATCAATCTGGAATCGGAGACCTTCGAGAACGTGCCGATGTCCTATTCGGTGGCGACGACGCGGCCGCTGCAAGACATCACCGAGCCGAACAGCTACAAGCAGCTGTCGCTCGGCGCCGCCAATCTCTACATGAAGCCGGCCGATGCCGGCGACAGCCCGGCGACGATCGAGGAATTCACCGCCGCGCTGCGCGAGCGCAAGACGGCGACCGGCCTCTACAGCGAAAATGTCGGCGGCGTGCAATTCCTGTCGCAGAACCTGTTCCGCGCCACGGTGCGGCTGGCGCCCGACGTTCCGGTCGGCACCCACAAGGCGCGCGCCTTCCTGTTCAAGAGCGGCATGTTCATCAAGGAAAGCTCGGCCCAGCTCGAAATCCGCAAATCCGGTTTCGAGCAGTCGATCTTCCGCGTCGCGCACGAGTATTCGTTTCTCTACGGCGTCTTCGCCGTGTCGCTCGCCATGCTGACCGGCTGGCTGGGGCGGCTCGTCTTCCGCAAGGATTGA
- a CDS encoding 4Fe-4S dicluster domain-containing protein: MTCLPAQTDRKLGLVIDLDTCVGCQACVTACKEWNTGGHMAPLTDIDPYGGHVDGVWFNRVHSYEHTTEMGGRTVNFPRSCLHCEQPACVTVCPTGASYKRASDGIVLVDEDKCIGCKLCSWACPYGAREFDTDVGVMKKCTLCVDRIYNDNLAEEDRVPACVAACPTSARHFGDLGDPASAVSQLVAARGGVDLMPELGYRPTNKYLPPRAHTERAAKVLAPALEPVRAEGGFLGWIDRMLSN, encoded by the coding sequence ATGACCTGCCTTCCCGCCCAAACCGACAGGAAGCTTGGTCTGGTCATCGACCTTGACACCTGCGTCGGCTGCCAGGCCTGCGTCACCGCCTGCAAGGAGTGGAACACCGGCGGCCATATGGCGCCGCTGACCGATATCGATCCCTATGGCGGGCATGTCGACGGTGTCTGGTTCAACCGCGTCCACAGTTATGAGCACACGACCGAGATGGGCGGGCGCACGGTGAACTTCCCTCGCTCCTGCCTGCATTGCGAGCAGCCTGCCTGCGTCACCGTTTGCCCGACCGGCGCCTCCTACAAGCGGGCCTCGGACGGCATCGTGCTGGTCGACGAGGACAAATGCATCGGCTGCAAACTGTGCAGCTGGGCCTGCCCCTATGGCGCGCGCGAGTTCGACACCGATGTCGGCGTGATGAAGAAATGCACGCTCTGCGTCGACCGCATCTACAACGACAATCTGGCGGAGGAGGACCGGGTGCCGGCCTGCGTCGCCGCCTGCCCGACCAGCGCCCGGCATTTCGGCGATCTCGGCGATCCGGCTTCCGCCGTGTCGCAGCTGGTGGCGGCGCGCGGCGGCGTCGACCTGATGCCGGAACTCGGCTACCGACCGACCAACAAATACCTGCCGCCGCGCGCCCATACGGAACGCGCCGCCAAGGTGCTGGCGCCGGCGCTGGAGCCGGTGCGGGCCGAAGGCGGCTTCCTCGGCTGGATCGACCGCATGCTTTCGAACTAG
- a CDS encoding dimethyl sulfoxide reductase anchor subunit family protein, with product MHPTFSVVFFTTATGAGYGLLALLGVLGGLGFVEPDFWLGLVGMGLALGLIAAGLLSSTGHLGRPERAWRAFSQWRSSWLSREGVSSMATFIPAGLFGIGWVLLGRHGGWVAVAGLLTALGAVTTVCTTGMIYASLKPIAQWHSRFTLPGYLIFSAMTGAVLLNALLQVFGVGSVALPAFSVLATLAGWGWKLATWRYNDRLEIPTTANTATGLAGGTVRSLEWPHTEENYLLKEMGFRIARKHAAKLRRIAQALAFALPALFIAGAFVLPWPAAAVLSTLAALLQFAGMLVERWLFFAEAKHTVTLYYGR from the coding sequence ATGCATCCCACCTTCTCCGTCGTCTTCTTCACCACTGCCACCGGCGCCGGCTACGGCCTGCTGGCTCTGCTCGGCGTGCTCGGCGGGTTGGGCTTTGTCGAACCGGATTTCTGGCTCGGCCTCGTCGGCATGGGGCTGGCGCTCGGCCTGATCGCGGCCGGCCTGTTGTCGTCGACCGGCCATCTCGGGCGGCCTGAACGGGCCTGGCGGGCTTTTTCGCAGTGGCGCAGCTCCTGGCTGTCGCGCGAAGGCGTTTCGTCGATGGCGACCTTCATCCCGGCCGGACTGTTCGGCATCGGCTGGGTCCTACTCGGCCGCCACGGCGGCTGGGTGGCCGTCGCCGGGCTGCTGACGGCTCTCGGCGCCGTCACCACCGTCTGCACCACCGGCATGATCTATGCCTCGCTGAAGCCGATCGCGCAGTGGCACAGCCGCTTCACCCTGCCCGGCTATCTGATCTTCTCGGCGATGACCGGCGCTGTGCTGTTAAACGCGCTGCTGCAGGTCTTCGGCGTCGGCTCGGTGGCCCTGCCGGCGTTCTCGGTGCTTGCCACCCTCGCCGGCTGGGGCTGGAAGCTGGCGACCTGGCGGTACAATGACCGGCTGGAAATCCCGACCACCGCCAACACCGCTACCGGTCTTGCCGGCGGCACGGTGCGCTCGCTGGAATGGCCGCATACCGAGGAAAACTACCTGCTCAAGGAGATGGGTTTCCGCATTGCGCGCAAGCATGCAGCCAAACTGCGAAGGATCGCGCAGGCTCTGGCCTTCGCCTTGCCGGCCTTGTTCATTGCCGGCGCGTTCGTTCTGCCCTGGCCGGCCGCCGCTGTGCTCTCGACGCTCGCCGCGCTGCTCCAGTTCGCCGGCATGCTGGTCGAGCGCTGGCTGTTCTTCGCCGAGGCGAAGCACACGGTCACGCTCTACTACGGCCGGTAG
- a CDS encoding LysR substrate-binding domain-containing protein, translated as MISEQIGLDLLRTYVAVCRQGSLSRVAAQTGRTQSSLSMQMRRLEGLLQRHLFQRTGRGVMPTAEGELFLGYATRILALGDEAVARLQQAGIGGGVRIGLAEEVTTAALSAALGRLHRTYPDISLDAMVEHSVALGRLWSEDALDVMIAPTSVVAADALTTWNVELQWVCAQDYDLDAERPLDLVAFGATCPWRRRMIEALVAAGREHRIALSCQSVTGLQAAIENGLGIGLLPPESVRTASMRLLKTSAGLPETLTVQYGLYAHDRRTAVVDAAIEILLKDLPSAPRARAA; from the coding sequence ATGATATCTGAGCAAATTGGCCTCGACCTCCTTCGCACCTATGTGGCGGTCTGCCGGCAGGGCAGCCTGAGCAGGGTCGCCGCGCAGACCGGCAGAACCCAATCGTCGCTGAGCATGCAGATGCGGCGGCTCGAAGGTCTGCTCCAACGGCACCTGTTCCAACGCACCGGCCGCGGCGTCATGCCAACTGCGGAGGGGGAACTTTTTCTGGGATACGCGACCCGCATCCTGGCTCTTGGCGATGAGGCGGTGGCGCGTCTGCAGCAGGCCGGCATCGGCGGCGGCGTTCGTATCGGCCTCGCCGAGGAGGTCACGACGGCAGCGCTGTCGGCAGCACTCGGGCGGCTTCATCGCACCTATCCCGACATCAGCCTTGACGCGATGGTCGAGCACAGCGTTGCGCTGGGACGGCTCTGGAGTGAGGATGCACTGGATGTCATGATCGCCCCGACATCCGTCGTCGCAGCCGATGCCCTGACGACCTGGAACGTCGAACTGCAGTGGGTCTGCGCCCAGGACTATGATCTGGATGCGGAGCGGCCGCTCGATCTCGTCGCCTTTGGCGCAACCTGCCCTTGGCGCAGGCGTATGATCGAGGCGCTGGTTGCCGCCGGCAGGGAGCACAGAATCGCCTTGTCGTGCCAGAGCGTCACCGGCCTGCAGGCGGCGATCGAGAATGGGCTGGGCATCGGGCTGCTTCCGCCCGAATCGGTGCGCACCGCTTCGATGCGGCTGCTGAAGACATCGGCTGGCCTTCCCGAGACCCTCACCGTCCAATACGGTCTTTACGCACACGACCGACGGACAGCCGTCGTCGATGCCGCGATCGAAATCTTGCTGAAGGACTTGCCGTCGGCGCCACGGGCACGGGCCGCGTGA
- a CDS encoding quinone oxidoreductase family protein — MKAIRVHRHGGPDVLAYEDVDIGQPGPGEVRVRNRAVGLNFVDIYFRTGEYAPPALPFTPGNEGAGEIVAVGEGVSGFVPGDRVAYVETLGAYAEERIVPAHFVVHLPDAIDFETGAAMMLKGLTAQYLLRRTFRVEVGHTILVHAAAGGVGLILTQWAKHLGATVIGTVGSPEKAELARASGCDHVIDYSREDFAARVREITKGEGCHVVYDGVGKATFPASLDCLRPFGTFVSFGTASGSIPPFDIMLLMQKGSLFATWQLLFHHLARREDVVAMSEELFSVVLSGAVKIPVHARMPLAEVAEAHRRLEARQTTGATVMLP; from the coding sequence ATGAAAGCGATCCGCGTCCACCGCCATGGCGGGCCAGATGTGCTTGCCTATGAAGATGTCGACATCGGCCAGCCCGGACCGGGCGAGGTCCGCGTGCGCAACCGGGCGGTCGGCCTCAACTTCGTCGATATCTATTTCCGCACTGGCGAATATGCACCGCCCGCCTTGCCATTCACGCCGGGCAATGAAGGCGCCGGCGAAATCGTCGCCGTTGGCGAAGGGGTGAGCGGCTTCGTGCCCGGCGATCGTGTCGCCTATGTCGAGACGCTGGGCGCCTATGCCGAGGAACGCATCGTGCCGGCGCATTTTGTCGTCCATCTGCCCGACGCCATCGACTTCGAGACCGGCGCTGCGATGATGCTGAAGGGGCTGACGGCGCAATATCTGCTGCGCCGCACGTTTCGCGTCGAGGTGGGCCACACCATCCTCGTGCATGCGGCGGCGGGTGGAGTCGGCCTCATCCTGACGCAATGGGCCAAGCATCTCGGCGCCACCGTCATCGGCACGGTCGGTTCGCCAGAGAAGGCCGAGCTGGCGCGCGCCAGTGGCTGCGACCATGTCATCGACTACAGCAGGGAAGATTTTGCCGCGCGGGTGAGAGAGATCACCAAAGGCGAAGGCTGTCACGTCGTCTATGACGGCGTCGGCAAGGCGACGTTTCCCGCCTCGCTCGATTGCCTGCGGCCCTTTGGCACCTTTGTCAGCTTCGGCACGGCGTCAGGATCGATCCCACCATTCGACATCATGCTGCTGATGCAAAAAGGCTCGCTGTTCGCCACCTGGCAGTTGTTGTTCCACCATCTCGCCAGGCGTGAGGACGTTGTCGCCATGAGCGAAGAGCTCTTCAGCGTCGTGCTGAGCGGTGCCGTGAAAATCCCCGTGCATGCCCGGATGCCACTCGCTGAAGTGGCCGAAGCGCATCGCCGGCTCGAAGCGCGGCAGACGACCGGCGCAACCGTAATGCTTCCTTGA
- a CDS encoding sulfite exporter TauE/SafE family protein — protein sequence MGIYLPIAEISVNVFVLLAMGAAVGFLSGMFGVGGGFLITPLLIFYNIPPAIAVATGANQVIASSFSGALSHMKRGTLDFKLGGVLLSGGIVGSTGGVYVFAVLRRLGQLDLFISLLYVVLLGTVGGLMLVESVNALRATRSGAAPVLKKSGQHNWIHRLPLKMRFRASKLFVSVIPVLGLGAGIGFLSSIMGVGGGFIMVPALIYLLKVPTNVVIGTSLFQIIFTSAYTTLVHATTNQTVDVMLAFLLMAGGVAGAQYGAKAGQKLRGEQLRALLALLVLAVAIRLAIDLFVTPPNLYSLSAAGLS from the coding sequence GTGGGCATCTATCTCCCGATCGCGGAAATTTCCGTCAACGTCTTCGTGCTGCTGGCCATGGGCGCGGCGGTGGGTTTCCTGTCGGGCATGTTCGGGGTGGGCGGCGGCTTCCTCATCACGCCGCTCCTGATCTTCTACAACATCCCGCCGGCGATCGCCGTCGCCACCGGCGCCAACCAGGTCATCGCCTCATCCTTCTCCGGCGCGCTCTCGCACATGAAGCGCGGCACGCTCGACTTCAAGCTCGGCGGCGTGCTGCTCTCCGGCGGCATCGTCGGCTCGACCGGCGGCGTCTATGTGTTTGCCGTGCTGCGCCGGCTCGGCCAGCTCGATCTCTTCATCTCGCTGCTCTACGTCGTGCTGCTCGGCACCGTCGGCGGACTGATGCTGGTCGAGAGCGTCAATGCGCTGCGCGCCACCCGCAGCGGTGCGGCTCCGGTGCTGAAGAAGTCCGGCCAGCACAACTGGATCCACCGCCTGCCCTTGAAGATGCGCTTCCGCGCCTCGAAGCTGTTCGTCAGCGTCATCCCGGTGCTTGGGCTGGGCGCCGGCATCGGCTTCCTGTCGTCGATCATGGGCGTCGGCGGCGGCTTCATCATGGTGCCGGCGCTGATCTATCTGCTCAAGGTGCCGACCAACGTCGTCATCGGCACCTCGCTGTTCCAGATCATCTTCACCTCGGCCTACACCACGCTGGTGCATGCCACGACCAACCAGACGGTCGACGTCATGCTCGCCTTCCTGTTGATGGCGGGCGGCGTCGCCGGCGCGCAGTATGGCGCCAAGGCCGGGCAAAAGCTGCGTGGCGAGCAGCTCAGGGCATTGCTGGCGCTGCTGGTGCTGGCGGTCGCCATCCGCCTGGCGATCGACCTCTTCGTCACCCCGCCCAATCTCTATTCGCTTTCCGCGGCGGGCCTGAGCTGA
- a CDS encoding LysR family transcriptional regulator yields MTLDQLRIFVAVAERGHMTKAAELLGISQSAASAAIRALEQQHGVRLFDRVGRNIELAQTGRRFLPEAKAVLERAAAASNVLADVSQTVTGSLSIAASQTIASYWLPRRLAAFHEAYPAVRLNVSIGNTSQVETQVLDGTADFGLVEGRTESDILRRAKVDVDRLLLVVAPSHPKIPEHAPGHPDIRELRWIIREGGSGTREALEDLARREAVPFTDLRIFLVLPSNEAIRQAVEAGAGATIISELVVGRAVAEGSLRSVPIDLARRDFAIITHRDRQPSLAQMALRAHLGKADLAPRDRD; encoded by the coding sequence ATGACTCTCGACCAGTTGCGCATCTTCGTCGCCGTCGCCGAGCGCGGGCATATGACCAAGGCGGCCGAGCTTCTGGGCATCTCGCAGTCGGCCGCCTCGGCCGCCATCCGCGCGCTCGAACAGCAGCATGGCGTGCGCCTGTTCGACCGTGTCGGCCGCAACATCGAGCTGGCGCAGACCGGACGCCGGTTCCTGCCCGAGGCCAAGGCCGTGCTGGAGCGCGCGGCCGCCGCCAGCAACGTGCTGGCTGATGTCTCGCAGACGGTCACCGGCAGCCTGTCGATCGCTGCCAGCCAGACCATCGCCAGCTACTGGCTGCCGCGCCGGCTGGCCGCCTTCCACGAGGCCTATCCCGCCGTCAGGCTGAATGTCAGCATCGGCAACACCAGCCAGGTCGAGACCCAGGTCCTCGACGGCACGGCGGATTTCGGCCTGGTCGAAGGGCGCACCGAATCCGACATCCTGCGGCGCGCCAAGGTCGATGTCGATCGCCTGCTGCTGGTTGTCGCGCCGTCGCATCCGAAGATCCCCGAGCATGCGCCCGGCCATCCCGACATCAGGGAGCTGCGCTGGATCATCAGGGAGGGCGGCTCGGGCACGCGTGAGGCGCTGGAGGATCTCGCGCGCCGCGAGGCGGTGCCGTTCACGGACCTCAGGATATTCCTCGTCTTGCCGAGCAACGAGGCGATCCGCCAGGCGGTCGAGGCGGGCGCCGGCGCCACCATCATTTCGGAACTCGTCGTCGGCCGCGCCGTGGCCGAAGGCAGCCTGCGCTCGGTGCCGATCGACCTGGCGAGGCGCGACTTCGCCATCATCACCCACCGCGACCGCCAGCCGAGCCTCGCGCAGATGGCGCTGCGGGCGCATCTGGGAAAGGCGGACTTGGCACCCAGGGACAGGGACTGA
- a CDS encoding molybdopterin oxidoreductase family protein, which translates to MSQGAPRGANSAPSQRPLADTRAPDEGDGVNTSPSVSDRIAKTTCYMCACRCGIDVHIKDGKVRYINGNKDHPVNRGVICGKGSAGIMQHYSPARLQKPLLRSGARGSGEFREIEWEEAFSIATERLAAIRRSDPKKLAFFTGRDQSQSLTGWWASQFGTPNFAAHGGFCSVNMAAGGLYTIGGSFWEFGEPDWDNTKYFMLFGVAEDHDSNPIKIGLGKLKARGAKVVSINPCRTGYNAIADDWIGIRPGTDGLFVLALVHELLKAGRVDLDYLMRYTNAQVLVIQEPGAADDGLFVRDVNGNPIAWDRMAKTPVNAADPDAKPALTGSYTVEGRRCVPVFQLLAQRYLDDSYSPDAVAGRCGVSADTIRRIAAELAHVAFEQTIELPVAWTDWAGRPHETIKGRPVSMHAMRGISAHSNGFHTCRAIHLLQVLLGTVDVPGGFRFKPPYPRCAPPGPKPAGKDVRPMTPLEGMPLGFVCGPDDLLVDEAGTPTRIDKAYSWEAPLAAHGLMHSVIRNAWAGDPYRIDTLMMYMSNMAWNSSMNTVETIAMLTDVDEAGNYRIPFIIYSDAYYSETVPFADLVLPDTTYLERHDCISLLDRPISHADGPGDAIRHPVVEPDRDVRPFQSVMIELGARLGLPGFVNADGSAKYRDYADYIVNHERTPGIGPLAGWRGKDGGSTGRGEANPDQLQRYIDNGGFWHQDFSADQRYYKMGNRSYLDFAVQMGFIAKAEPIVFQLYSEPMQRFRLAARGHGKVQPPKAERSRIEAYMDPLPFWYAPFEEDAVDLVKYPLHALTQRPMHMYHSWGSQNAWLRQITSQNRLFVHARTAANLGLADDDWVWVESINGRVKGQIKLIDGVNPDTVWTWNAIGKRRGSWGLKDDAAESNRGFLLNHIIGDQTAAVANGKRYSNSDPVTGQAAWFDVRVRIVKCAAQEAGFTEPQFERFRQPPRFPAPPDKLSFGAEFRVNREAAE; encoded by the coding sequence ATGAGCCAGGGCGCGCCGCGCGGCGCAAATTCCGCCCCGTCGCAAAGGCCGCTGGCCGACACGCGCGCGCCTGACGAGGGCGATGGCGTCAACACCTCGCCCAGCGTCTCCGACCGGATCGCCAAGACCACCTGCTACATGTGCGCCTGTCGCTGCGGCATCGACGTCCACATCAAGGACGGCAAGGTGCGCTACATCAACGGCAACAAGGACCATCCGGTCAATCGCGGCGTGATCTGCGGCAAGGGCAGCGCCGGCATCATGCAGCATTACAGCCCGGCGCGGCTGCAGAAGCCGCTGTTGCGCAGCGGCGCGCGCGGCTCGGGCGAATTCCGCGAGATCGAATGGGAGGAAGCCTTCTCGATCGCGACGGAGCGGCTTGCCGCAATACGCCGGAGCGATCCAAAAAAGCTTGCCTTCTTCACCGGGCGCGACCAGTCGCAATCGCTGACCGGCTGGTGGGCGAGCCAGTTCGGCACGCCGAACTTCGCCGCCCATGGCGGCTTCTGCTCGGTCAACATGGCGGCCGGCGGCCTCTACACGATCGGCGGCTCGTTCTGGGAGTTCGGCGAGCCCGACTGGGACAACACGAAATACTTCATGCTGTTCGGCGTCGCCGAGGACCACGATTCCAACCCGATCAAGATCGGCCTCGGCAAGCTCAAGGCACGCGGCGCCAAGGTGGTTTCGATCAATCCCTGCCGCACCGGCTACAATGCCATCGCCGACGACTGGATCGGCATCAGGCCCGGCACCGACGGCCTGTTCGTGCTGGCGCTCGTCCACGAGCTGCTCAAGGCCGGCCGGGTCGATCTCGACTATCTCATGCGCTACACCAACGCCCAGGTTCTGGTCATCCAGGAGCCGGGCGCCGCAGACGACGGGCTGTTCGTTCGCGACGTCAATGGCAATCCGATCGCCTGGGACAGGATGGCGAAGACGCCGGTCAACGCCGCCGATCCAGATGCGAAGCCGGCGCTGACCGGCAGCTACACAGTCGAGGGCCGGCGTTGCGTGCCGGTGTTCCAGCTCCTCGCGCAACGCTATCTGGACGATAGCTATTCGCCCGATGCGGTGGCGGGGCGCTGCGGCGTCAGCGCCGACACGATCCGCCGGATCGCGGCGGAGCTGGCGCATGTCGCCTTCGAGCAGACGATCGAACTGCCGGTGGCCTGGACCGACTGGGCCGGACGCCCCCACGAGACGATCAAGGGGCGGCCGGTGTCGATGCACGCCATGCGCGGCATCTCGGCCCATTCCAACGGTTTTCACACCTGCCGCGCCATCCATCTGCTGCAGGTGCTGCTGGGCACCGTGGATGTGCCGGGCGGCTTCCGCTTCAAGCCGCCCTATCCGCGTTGCGCGCCGCCGGGACCCAAGCCCGCCGGCAAGGATGTCCGGCCGATGACGCCGCTTGAAGGCATGCCGCTCGGCTTCGTCTGCGGGCCGGACGACCTTCTGGTCGACGAGGCCGGCACCCCCACCCGCATCGACAAGGCCTATTCCTGGGAGGCGCCCTTGGCAGCGCACGGCCTGATGCACAGCGTCATCCGCAATGCCTGGGCGGGCGATCCGTACCGGATCGACACGCTGATGATGTACATGTCGAACATGGCCTGGAATTCCTCGATGAACACCGTCGAGACCATCGCCATGCTGACCGACGTCGATGAGGCCGGAAACTACAGGATCCCCTTCATCATCTATTCCGACGCCTACTATTCCGAGACGGTGCCATTCGCCGATCTTGTGCTGCCCGACACGACCTATCTCGAGCGGCATGACTGCATCAGCCTGCTCGACCGGCCGATCAGCCATGCCGACGGGCCGGGCGACGCCATCCGCCATCCCGTCGTCGAGCCCGACCGCGACGTCCGGCCGTTCCAATCGGTGATGATCGAGCTCGGCGCGCGGCTCGGCCTGCCCGGTTTCGTCAACGCGGACGGCTCAGCCAAGTACCGCGACTATGCCGACTACATCGTCAACCACGAGCGCACGCCCGGCATCGGCCCGCTCGCCGGCTGGCGCGGCAAGGACGGCGGCTCGACCGGCAGAGGCGAGGCCAATCCCGATCAATTGCAGCGCTACATCGACAATGGCGGCTTCTGGCACCAGGATTTTTCCGCCGACCAGCGCTATTACAAAATGGGCAACCGCTCCTATCTCGACTTCGCCGTGCAGATGGGCTTCATCGCCAAGGCCGAGCCCATCGTCTTCCAGCTTTATTCCGAGCCGATGCAGCGCTTTCGGCTGGCAGCGCGCGGCCATGGGAAGGTGCAGCCGCCGAAGGCGGAGCGGAGCCGCATCGAGGCCTATATGGACCCGCTGCCGTTCTGGTACGCACCCTTCGAGGAAGACGCCGTCGACCTCGTGAAATATCCTCTGCATGCGCTGACGCAGCGACCGATGCACATGTACCATTCCTGGGGCTCGCAGAATGCGTGGCTGAGGCAGATCACCAGCCAGAACCGGCTGTTCGTGCACGCAAGGACCGCCGCCAACCTCGGGCTGGCAGATGACGACTGGGTGTGGGTCGAGAGCATCAACGGCCGGGTGAAGGGACAGATCAAGCTGATCGACGGCGTCAATCCAGACACGGTGTGGACCTGGAACGCCATCGGCAAGCGGCGCGGCAGTTGGGGCCTGAAAGACGACGCCGCCGAGAGCAATCGCGGCTTCCTGCTCAACCACATCATCGGCGACCAGACCGCGGCCGTCGCCAACGGCAAGCGCTATTCGAATTCCGATCCGGTCACCGGCCAGGCCGCATGGTTCGACGTGCGGGTGCGGATCGTCAAATGCGCGGCGCAAGAAGCTGGCTTCACCGAGCCGCAGTTCGAGCGCTTCCGGCAGCCACCGCGCTTCCCCGCCCCGCCAGACAAGCTCAGCTTCGGCGCCGAATTCCGCGTGAACAGGGAAGCCGCCGAATGA
- a CDS encoding Hsp70 family protein produces MQSAFGGIDFGTSNSTVGVIRDGRARLVALEGEQPTLPSAVFFNFDDDHTYFGRRAISDYTDSIEGRLMRSLKSVLGSSLAHEKTRIKARLIGFTDIIGFFIAHLKQRLEEDARAPVETVVLGRPVQFVDDDAEADARAQGELEKAARAQGFKHIAFQFEPIAAALDYEQKVAREELALIVDMGGGTSDFSVVRVSPERARSNDRKGDILANRGVHIGGTDFDRLLSITHVMPELGYLTPTKDGKRNLPASYFIDLATWQRINLVYTAKAMSDLKQIRFEAERADLVGRFIHIVEHRYGHALAGLVERAKIALTDQPAAEVKVSLPGARFAAEITRARLEATIAADIERVTKTVHQTIADAGVAASAITAVFLTGGSTAIPLAKRQILSLVPQASVIEGDMFGSVGLGLALDAQRKFA; encoded by the coding sequence ATGCAATCAGCATTCGGCGGCATCGATTTCGGCACGTCCAACTCCACGGTGGGCGTGATCCGCGACGGCCGCGCTCGACTGGTGGCGCTGGAGGGCGAACAGCCCACTTTGCCCAGCGCCGTCTTCTTCAACTTCGACGACGACCATACCTATTTCGGCCGCCGCGCGATCAGCGACTATACCGATAGCATCGAAGGCCGGTTGATGCGGTCCCTGAAGAGCGTGCTCGGCAGCTCGCTGGCTCACGAGAAGACCCGCATCAAGGCGCGGCTGATCGGCTTCACCGACATCATCGGTTTCTTCATCGCCCATCTGAAGCAGCGCCTGGAAGAGGACGCGCGCGCTCCGGTCGAGACCGTCGTTCTCGGTCGGCCGGTGCAGTTCGTCGACGATGACGCCGAGGCCGATGCGAGGGCGCAAGGCGAGCTTGAAAAGGCGGCGCGCGCGCAAGGGTTCAAGCATATCGCCTTCCAGTTCGAGCCGATCGCGGCCGCGCTCGACTACGAGCAGAAGGTCGCCCGAGAGGAACTGGCGCTGATCGTCGACATGGGCGGCGGCACGTCCGACTTCTCGGTTGTGCGGGTCTCGCCCGAGCGCGCCCGCTCGAACGATCGCAAGGGCGATATCCTGGCCAACCGCGGCGTCCATATCGGCGGCACCGACTTCGACCGGCTGCTCAGCATCACCCATGTCATGCCCGAGCTCGGCTATCTGACGCCGACCAAGGACGGCAAGCGCAATCTGCCGGCGAGCTATTTCATCGACCTGGCGACCTGGCAGCGCATCAACCTCGTCTATACCGCCAAGGCGATGTCGGACCTGAAGCAAATCCGCTTCGAGGCCGAGCGCGCCGACCTCGTCGGCCGCTTCATCCATATCGTCGAGCATCGCTATGGCCACGCGCTGGCGGGCCTGGTCGAAAGGGCCAAGATCGCGCTGACGGATCAGCCGGCGGCCGAGGTGAAGGTGTCGCTGCCCGGCGCACGTTTCGCGGCCGAGATCACGCGCGCCAGGCTGGAGGCGACGATCGCGGCCGACATCGAGCGGGTGACCAAGACGGTCCATCAGACGATTGCGGATGCCGGTGTTGCCGCCTCCGCCATAACCGCCGTGTTCCTGACCGGTGGTTCGACCGCGATCCCGCTCGCCAAGCGCCAAATCCTTTCGCTGGTGCCGCAGGCCTCCGTCATCGAGGGCGACATGTTCGGCTCGGTCGGGCTTGGGCTGGCGCTCGATGCGCAGCGGAAATTCGCCTGA